Genomic window (Gammaproteobacteria bacterium):
GCTCGTCGAGCGCGGCATCGAAGCCGGCGGCGATGACACCGCCGTCGCGGACCAGCATCGGCGGATTGTCGACCAGCGCGCGCTCGAGCAGCGCGCGTTCGCCGACATGCTCGCCCATGCGCCCCGCCAGCATGGCCAGCAGCGGGGAATCGCAGGCGGCCAGTGCGGCGCGGACCTGCGGCAGGAGCTGCAGCGCGAGGCGCAGCTGCGCCAGGTCGCGCGGGCGCGCCGAACGCATGGCGACGCGCGCGAGGATGCGCTCGAGGTCGCCGATGGCCCCGAGCGTATCGGCCAGCCCGGCGGGGGGCTGTGCCTGCAGCACCTCGAGCGCCTGATAGCGCCGGTTGAGCAGCGCCTGGTCGCGCAGCGGCCGGTTGATCCAGCGGCGCAGCAGCCGGCTGCCCATGGGAGTGGCGCAGTGGTCGAGCACGCCGGCCAGCGTGTGCCCGGCACGCCCGGCCAGGCTCGAGTCCAGCTCGAGGTTGCGCCGGGTGGCGGCATCCATCAGCAGCGCCTCGTCGCGATGCTCGGTGCTGATGCGTTCGACATGGGGCAGCGCGCTGCGCTGGGTGTCCTTGACGTACTGGAGCAGGCAGCCGGCGGCGCGCACCGCCTCGACCAGCTCCTCGCAGCCGAAGCCGGCGAGATCGCGCGTGCCCAGCTGCGCGCACAGCGTGCGCCGCGCGGCATCGGCCTCGAAGTGCCAGGGTGGACGCTCCTTCACGCCCTGCAGGCCGGCGGTGGCCGTCGTGCCTTCCTCGACCAGCACCTCCGCGGGCTTGAGCCGCTCGAGTTCGTTGGCCAGCTCGTCCTCGCGCGCCAGCTGGGTGACGCAGAAGCGCCCGGCGGAGAGTTCCAGCCAGGCCAGGCCGATGGCATCGCGGCCGCGGCAGACCGCGGCGATGAGGTTGTCGCGCCGCGTCTCCAGCAGCGCCTCGTCGGTCAGCGTGCCGGGTGTCACCACGCGCACCACGCGGCGCTCCACCGGACCCTTCGCGGTGCGCGGGTCGCCGATCTGCTCGCAGAGGGCCACCGATTCGCCCTGGCGGACGAGGCGCGCCAGGTAGCTCTCCGCGGCGTGACAGGGCACGCCCGCCATGGGAATCGGTGCGCCGGCGGACTGGCCGCGCGTGGTCAGCGTGATGTCGAGCAGCCGGGCGGCGCGGCGCGCATCCTCGAAGAACAGCTCGTAGAAGTCACCCATGCGGTAGAACAGCAGCATGTCGGGGAATTCCGCCTTGATGCGCAGGTACTGCTGCATCACCGGCGTGTGCGCGGCGCTGTCGCTGGCGGGCTTCGGGTCGGGGCTGCTCATCGGGGACGCTATGGGAGGCTATTTGCGCACGGCGTGCAAGCCCCGCGACGGATTGACCGGCCCGGGTGCCGGCGGCAGAGTGCGCCGATGCATGTCGTGCACCTGGAAACCGGCCGTCATCCCTATGGTGGCGCCCGCCAGGCCCTCGTCCTCATGCGCGGTCTCGAGGCCCGGGGCATGGAGGGCACGCTGGCCTGCACTGCCGGCGGGCAGCTGGCCGCCGAGGCGCGCCGCCTGGGCCTGGCCCTGCGCGAGCTGCCGATGCGCGGTGACCACGACCTCGGCTTCATCGGCCGCTTCACCGCGCTGCTGCGCGAGCTGCAGCCCGACCTCGTGCATGTGCACAGCCGTCGTGGCGCCGACTGGTTCGGCGGCCTCGCCGCGCGGCGCGCCGGCATCCCGGCCCTGCTCACACGCCGCGTGGACCGCGACGATGGGCCGCTGTCGCGGCTGAAGTACCGGCCCTACGGGCGGGTGGTGGCGATCTCCACGGCGATCCGCCGGCAGCTGGAGGCAGCGGGCCTGCGCGCGCCACGCCTGGCCCTGATCCGCAGCGCCGTGGAACCGGCGCTGCAGGAACCGGCGTGGTCGCGCGAGCGGCTGGCCCGGGAACTCTCCCTCGATCCGCGCTGCCAGCTGGTCG
Coding sequences:
- the mutS gene encoding DNA mismatch repair protein MutS — protein: MSSPDPKPASDSAAHTPVMQQYLRIKAEFPDMLLFYRMGDFYELFFEDARRAARLLDITLTTRGQSAGAPIPMAGVPCHAAESYLARLVRQGESVALCEQIGDPRTAKGPVERRVVRVVTPGTLTDEALLETRRDNLIAAVCRGRDAIGLAWLELSAGRFCVTQLAREDELANELERLKPAEVLVEEGTTATAGLQGVKERPPWHFEADAARRTLCAQLGTRDLAGFGCEELVEAVRAAGCLLQYVKDTQRSALPHVERISTEHRDEALLMDAATRRNLELDSSLAGRAGHTLAGVLDHCATPMGSRLLRRWINRPLRDQALLNRRYQALEVLQAQPPAGLADTLGAIGDLERILARVAMRSARPRDLAQLRLALQLLPQVRAALAACDSPLLAMLAGRMGEHVGERALLERALVDNPPMLVRDGGVIAAGFDAALDELRDIAGNADKYLLDLERRERERTGLPSLKVGYNRIHGFYIELTRAQAASAPADYIRRQTLKGTERYVTAELQEFEGKVLSARERALAREKDLYEQLLDALLAVLPALRSLAEALAEADVLDTLARRAAELGYCRPELTAEPVFSLRAGRHPVVEQVLEGPFIANDLELGPGRRLLVITGPNMGGKSTYMRQTALIAILAHIGSFVPADAARIGPLDRIFTRIGAADDLAGGRSTFMVEMTETANILNNATAQSLVLMDEVGRGTSTFDGLSLAWAAAHFIGERIGALTLFATHYFELTALAAEVPGCANVHLDATSHGEQLIFMHTVRDGPANQSYGLQVASLAGVPGTVIGRARSYLAELERQTREHRQPRPQAELDLRPAPVADPLREALGRMDPDRMSPREALDAIYQLKKL
- a CDS encoding glycosyltransferase is translated as MHVVHLETGRHPYGGARQALVLMRGLEARGMEGTLACTAGGQLAAEARRLGLALRELPMRGDHDLGFIGRFTALLRELQPDLVHVHSRRGADWFGGLAARRAGIPALLTRRVDRDDGPLSRLKYRPYGRVVAISTAIRRQLEAAGLRAPRLALIRSAVEPALQEPAWSRERLARELSLDPRCQLVGCVAQLIPRKGHAELLQAWCEIAAACPQARLLLFGQGPLEASLRRRVRRLGLERSVLFAGFRPDLACFLGRLDVLVHAAREEGLGLAVLEAEAAGVPVVAFRAGGVPEIVADGRTGYLVRAGDVQALAIALGGLLQNESLRRSLGAAAWDWVAREFRVADMVEAYLTLYRDLVETPSR